Proteins from a single region of Streptomyces sp. TN58:
- a CDS encoding transglycosylase domain-containing protein: MSDPSPPAGWTPRDPDAPDTPPDSAPGPRPARETRRRRTGPRRLLPTWRTVLGTVLLLALLIGGGLMAGYLLVDIPPANAAATAQSNVYLYSDGSQIARDGEVNRVNVPLSQIPRTVQQAVLAAEDRDFYSERAVDPKAMVRAAWNTATGKGTQSGSTITQQYVKNYYLGQEQTLKRKAKEFFIAIKLGREKSKAYILEGYLNTSYFGRNAYGIQAASQAYYGKDVGDLTTAEGAYLATLLNSPSAFDVVSHPQSRPRALARWNYVLDGMVKKGWLPAVERAATQFPEPGKVRAAAGLSGQRGYLVEAIKEFIVDREILDDKTLAEGGYRIRTTIDRRRQADFAAAVDDQMLGKLDPGARKADRLVRAGGVSIDPATGKVVAMYGGVDYTRQYVNNATRHDYQVASTFKPFVFAAAVENGSRTQDGRRITPHTIYNGDNKRPVTGGRIRFAPENEGQISYGNITVNTATDLSVNAVYAQMAVDVGTAEVKKTAIDLGIPEDTPNFVVGPAMALGTLQASVLDMTQAYATLADHGRRTPYTFLEEIAKGDDKIPLPERTPVQAISREAADTTTSMLVSVVDNGTGTAALAAGHPAAGKTGTGELDRSAWFAAYTPNLVTVVAMMGQDPDTGTLESLYGALGEPRIGGGGYPARIWAAYTKTALEATDPVDFDLDLQPGAAEPPPPPSSQWTPPQETPDDDTDSPAPRPSGPTRGQDNGGRDGDGQDSSGQDNGGRTQGGRDNAGQDGGRDNGGRTQGGRTQGGQDNGGTGTANGQGDEGGTTAGTQGGTGGTGGPGGSDGGGVIGGPRPPSAFLE, translated from the coding sequence ATGAGCGACCCGTCACCGCCCGCGGGCTGGACCCCTCGCGACCCGGACGCCCCGGATACCCCGCCCGACAGCGCGCCAGGGCCCCGCCCGGCGAGGGAGACCCGCCGCCGGCGGACCGGCCCGCGCCGCCTCCTCCCCACCTGGCGCACGGTCCTCGGCACCGTACTGCTCCTCGCCCTCCTGATCGGCGGCGGCCTCATGGCCGGCTACCTGCTGGTCGACATCCCGCCGGCCAACGCCGCCGCGACCGCCCAGTCCAACGTCTACCTCTACTCCGACGGCTCCCAGATCGCCCGCGACGGCGAGGTCAACCGCGTCAACGTGCCCCTCTCCCAGATCCCGCGGACCGTCCAGCAGGCCGTACTGGCCGCGGAGGACCGGGACTTCTACTCCGAACGGGCCGTGGACCCCAAGGCCATGGTCCGCGCCGCATGGAACACCGCCACCGGCAAAGGCACCCAGTCCGGCTCGACGATCACCCAGCAGTACGTCAAGAACTACTACCTCGGCCAGGAACAGACCCTGAAACGCAAAGCCAAGGAGTTCTTCATCGCGATCAAACTCGGTCGCGAGAAGTCGAAGGCCTACATCCTTGAGGGATACCTCAACACCAGCTACTTCGGCCGCAACGCCTACGGCATCCAGGCCGCCTCCCAGGCCTACTACGGCAAGGACGTCGGCGACCTCACCACCGCCGAGGGTGCCTACCTCGCCACCCTCCTCAACTCCCCCAGCGCCTTCGACGTCGTCTCCCACCCGCAGAGCCGCCCCCGCGCCCTCGCCCGCTGGAACTACGTCCTCGACGGCATGGTCAAGAAGGGCTGGCTGCCCGCCGTCGAACGCGCGGCCACGCAGTTCCCCGAACCGGGCAAGGTACGGGCCGCCGCCGGCCTGTCCGGCCAGCGCGGCTACCTCGTCGAAGCGATCAAGGAGTTCATCGTGGACCGGGAGATCCTCGACGACAAGACCCTCGCCGAGGGCGGCTACCGCATCCGCACCACCATCGACCGGCGCCGCCAGGCCGACTTCGCCGCGGCCGTCGACGACCAGATGCTCGGCAAACTCGACCCCGGGGCCCGCAAGGCGGACCGGCTGGTGCGGGCGGGCGGAGTCTCCATCGACCCGGCCACCGGCAAGGTCGTCGCCATGTACGGCGGCGTCGACTACACCAGGCAGTACGTCAACAACGCGACCCGGCACGACTACCAGGTCGCCTCCACCTTCAAACCGTTCGTCTTCGCCGCCGCCGTGGAGAACGGCTCCCGCACCCAGGACGGCCGCCGCATCACCCCCCACACGATCTACAACGGCGACAACAAGCGCCCCGTCACCGGCGGCCGGATCCGCTTCGCCCCCGAGAACGAGGGCCAGATCTCGTACGGGAACATCACCGTCAACACCGCCACCGACCTGTCCGTCAACGCCGTCTACGCACAGATGGCCGTCGACGTCGGCACCGCCGAGGTCAAGAAGACCGCCATCGACCTCGGCATCCCCGAGGACACCCCGAACTTCGTCGTCGGCCCGGCCATGGCCCTCGGCACCCTCCAGGCCAGCGTCCTCGACATGACCCAGGCGTACGCCACCCTCGCCGACCACGGCCGCCGCACCCCCTACACCTTCCTGGAGGAGATCGCCAAGGGCGACGACAAGATCCCCCTGCCCGAGCGGACGCCCGTCCAGGCCATCAGCCGCGAAGCCGCGGACACCACCACGTCCATGCTGGTCAGCGTCGTCGACAACGGCACCGGTACGGCAGCCCTCGCCGCAGGCCACCCCGCCGCCGGCAAGACCGGCACCGGCGAACTGGACCGCTCGGCCTGGTTCGCCGCCTACACCCCGAACCTGGTCACGGTCGTCGCCATGATGGGCCAGGACCCCGACACCGGCACCCTGGAGTCGCTGTACGGAGCCCTCGGCGAGCCCCGCATCGGCGGTGGCGGCTACCCGGCCCGGATCTGGGCGGCCTACACGAAGACCGCGCTGGAGGCCACCGACCCCGTCGACTTCGACCTCGACCTCCAGCCGGGCGCCGCGGAGCCCCCGCCGCCGCCCTCCTCGCAGTGGACCCCGCCGCAGGAAACACCGGACGACGACACCGACTCCCCCGCCCCGCGGCCGAGCGGGCCGACCCGCGGCCAGGACAACGGAGGACGGGACGGCGACGGACAGGACAGCAGCGGGCAGGACAACGGGGGCCGCACACAGGGCGGCCGGGACAACGCGGGCCAGGACGGCGGCCGCGACAACGGCGGCCGGACCCAGGGCGGCCGGACCCAGGGCGGCCAGGACAACGGCGGTACCGGCACCGCAAACGGGCAGGGCGACGAGGGCGGCACCACCGCAGGCACCCAGGGCGGCACCGGCGGCACCGGCGGCCCGGGCGGCTCCGACGGCGGCGGCGTCATCGGCGGCCCGCGCCCGCCGTCGGCGTTCCTGGAATAG
- a CDS encoding DMT family transporter translates to MAWVLLLLAGLLEVGWSIGMKFTEGFTRLWPSVFTGAGIVASMVLLSYAAKTLPIGTAYGVWVGIGAAGAAVLGMAVLGEPVTAARIFFICLLLVAVVGLKATSGH, encoded by the coding sequence ATGGCCTGGGTTCTGCTTCTTCTCGCCGGTCTGCTCGAAGTGGGCTGGTCGATCGGTATGAAGTTCACGGAGGGGTTCACCCGGCTGTGGCCCAGTGTGTTCACGGGTGCCGGGATCGTGGCCAGCATGGTGTTGCTGTCCTACGCCGCGAAGACCCTGCCCATCGGCACGGCGTACGGGGTGTGGGTGGGTATCGGTGCCGCCGGTGCGGCGGTGCTCGGTATGGCGGTGCTGGGTGAGCCCGTCACCGCCGCCCGGATCTTCTTCATCTGTCTGCTGCTGGTCGCCGTGGTGGGGCTGAAGGCCACTTCCGGGCACTGA
- a CDS encoding GroES family chaperonin has translation MSENTTHDKLPIRMLHDRVLVKSDLPEGERRSGGGILIPATAAVGKRLAWAEVVAVGQNVRTVEPGDRVLYDPEDRAEVEVRGATYVLMRERDLHAVAAERLEGSEDSTGLYL, from the coding sequence GTGAGCGAGAACACCACCCACGACAAGCTGCCCATCCGTATGCTGCACGACCGCGTGCTCGTGAAGTCCGACCTGCCCGAGGGCGAGCGGCGCTCGGGCGGCGGCATCCTGATCCCGGCCACGGCCGCCGTGGGCAAGCGGCTGGCCTGGGCCGAGGTCGTGGCGGTCGGGCAGAACGTCCGGACCGTCGAGCCCGGTGACCGGGTGCTGTACGACCCGGAGGACCGTGCCGAGGTCGAGGTGCGCGGGGCGACGTACGTGCTGATGCGCGAGCGGGACCTGCACGCCGTGGCCGCGGAGCGGCTGGAGGGGTCGGAGGACTCCACCGGGCTGTACCTCTGA
- a CDS encoding DUF3618 domain-containing protein, whose translation MSEARTPAQIEADIVRRREQLAETLDEIGVRMHPQTIIGDARARVASTVDQTAGRAFATVNRVVTDVRDGMRHEDGSPRLERVVPVALLAVGVVGLLVVSARRRRG comes from the coding sequence GTGTCGGAAGCCAGGACCCCCGCACAGATCGAGGCGGACATCGTCCGCCGCCGCGAGCAGCTCGCCGAGACGCTCGACGAGATCGGCGTGCGCATGCACCCCCAGACGATCATCGGGGACGCGCGGGCCCGGGTCGCCTCGACCGTCGACCAGACCGCGGGCCGGGCCTTCGCCACGGTGAACCGTGTCGTGACCGACGTGCGCGACGGTATGCGGCACGAGGACGGCAGCCCGCGCCTTGAGCGCGTCGTGCCCGTCGCGCTGCTCGCGGTCGGTGTGGTCGGGCTGCTCGTGGTGTCGGCGCGCCGTAGGCGCGGGTGA
- the bcp gene encoding thioredoxin-dependent thiol peroxidase: protein MSERLQPGDTAPAFTLPDADGNEVSLADHKGRKVIVYFYPAALTPGCTKQACDFTDNLDTLAAAGYDVIGVSPDKPEKLAKFREQEHLKVTLVGDPEKETLAAYGAFGEKKLYGKTVTGVIRSTVVVDEEGKVEHAFYNVKATGHVAKIIKDLGI, encoded by the coding sequence ATGAGCGAGCGACTGCAGCCGGGCGACACCGCCCCCGCCTTCACCCTGCCCGACGCGGACGGCAACGAGGTCTCGCTCGCCGACCACAAGGGCCGCAAGGTCATCGTCTACTTCTACCCCGCCGCCCTGACGCCGGGCTGCACGAAGCAGGCGTGCGACTTCACGGACAACCTGGACACCCTGGCCGCGGCCGGCTACGACGTCATCGGCGTCTCCCCCGACAAGCCGGAGAAACTGGCGAAGTTCCGCGAACAGGAGCACCTGAAGGTGACGCTGGTCGGCGACCCGGAGAAGGAGACGCTGGCGGCGTACGGGGCGTTCGGGGAGAAGAAGCTGTACGGCAAGACGGTCACGGGCGTGATCCGCTCCACGGTGGTCGTCGACGAGGAGGGCAAGGTCGAGCACGCCTTCTACAACGTGAAGGCGACGGGCCACGTAGCCAAGATCATCAAGGACCTGGGCATCTGA